One Oryzomonas sagensis DNA segment encodes these proteins:
- a CDS encoding hydrogenase produces the protein MLKATLERIRQKHRTTRYPAEPASLPELFRGYPQLDPARCPPGCTCCTEACPVAAIYHANGLAVDLGKCLFCPECEQACPTGAVRFTADEKLATSEREDLVVREGEERRLAHDLGKELVSLYGRSFKLREVSAGGCGACEADTNVLSTVGYDLGRFGIQFVASPRHADGMFVTGPVTENMRSALLKTWEAIPGPKVLIAAGACAIDGGPFHGHHEVHDGVDTFLPVDLYIPGCPPHPLTILDGLLRLLGRR, from the coding sequence ATGCTCAAGGCGACGCTCGAGCGCATACGGCAAAAACATCGGACGACACGCTACCCCGCTGAACCGGCGTCCCTGCCGGAGCTGTTCCGGGGGTATCCGCAGCTCGACCCGGCCAGGTGCCCGCCCGGCTGCACCTGCTGCACCGAGGCCTGCCCGGTGGCTGCCATCTACCACGCCAACGGTCTGGCCGTGGACTTGGGCAAATGCCTCTTCTGCCCCGAATGCGAACAAGCCTGCCCCACCGGCGCGGTGCGCTTCACCGCCGACGAAAAGCTGGCCACGTCGGAACGTGAGGACCTGGTGGTCCGGGAGGGGGAAGAACGCCGGCTGGCCCATGATCTGGGCAAGGAGTTGGTGTCCCTGTACGGACGCTCCTTCAAGCTGCGGGAGGTGAGCGCCGGCGGCTGCGGCGCCTGCGAGGCCGACACCAATGTCCTCTCCACGGTCGGGTACGACCTGGGGCGCTTCGGTATCCAGTTCGTGGCCTCGCCGCGCCATGCCGACGGCATGTTCGTCACCGGGCCGGTCACGGAAAACATGCGCAGCGCCCTGCTCAAGACCTGGGAGGCGATCCCCGGCCCCAAGGTGCTCATCGCCGCCGGGGCCTGCGCCATCGATGGCGGCCCGTTCCACGGACACCACGAGGTGCATGACGGTGTCGATACCTTTCTGCCGGTGGATCTCTACATCCCCGGCTGCCCGCCCCATCCCCTGACCATCCTGGACGGGTTGCTGCGGCTGTTGGGGAGGAGATAG
- a CDS encoding AAA family ATPase: MKQTTIDGIALNLASPVSLALKWVGQEELLTQLLAAWMVIDARDIPFNPRLVGRPGVGKTTLAYAAAQRLGRPVYLYQATMDTRPEDLIISPVISPDGKIQYAASSLVSAMLAGGVLILDEGNRMSEKAWASLAPLLDDRRYVESIVTGLRIPAARDFRIVVTMNEDSSTFEVPEYIHSRLQPQIYIDFPAADEELLILRENLPFSSGRILQYVVDFLQRAHAADEAYSVRDGINIARYALKMMRVQGTEAVELLHLAVERVLGDEALEYLK; this comes from the coding sequence ATGAAGCAGACGACGATAGACGGTATTGCCCTGAATCTGGCCTCGCCCGTGAGCCTGGCCCTGAAGTGGGTGGGGCAGGAGGAGTTGCTCACCCAGCTTTTGGCGGCCTGGATGGTGATCGACGCCCGGGACATCCCCTTCAATCCCCGCCTGGTGGGCAGGCCGGGGGTGGGGAAGACCACCCTGGCCTATGCCGCGGCCCAGCGCCTGGGGCGGCCGGTCTATCTCTACCAGGCCACCATGGACACCCGGCCCGAGGACCTGATCATCTCGCCGGTGATCAGCCCGGACGGGAAGATCCAGTACGCCGCCTCGTCCCTGGTTTCGGCGATGCTCGCCGGCGGGGTGCTGATCCTGGACGAGGGGAACCGCATGAGCGAGAAGGCCTGGGCCTCCCTGGCGCCGCTGTTGGACGACCGCCGCTACGTGGAGTCCATCGTCACCGGCCTGCGCATCCCGGCAGCCCGGGATTTCCGCATCGTCGTCACCATGAACGAGGACTCCTCCACCTTCGAGGTGCCGGAATACATCCACTCCCGGCTCCAGCCCCAGATCTACATCGACTTTCCGGCTGCCGACGAGGAGTTGCTGATCCTCAGGGAGAACCTCCCCTTCAGCAGCGGCCGCATCCTGCAGTATGTGGTGGATTTCCTGCAGCGCGCCCATGCCGCCGATGAAGCGTACTCCGTGCGGGACGGCATCAATATCGCCCGCTATGCCCTCAAGATGATGCGCGTGCAAGGGACGGAGGCGGTCGAACTGCTCCACTTGGCCGTGGAACGGGTGCTGGGGGACGAGGCCCTGGAGTATCTGAAATAG
- a CDS encoding adenylosuccinate synthase, which translates to MANVVVVGAQWGDEGKGKVVDIYTEHADDIVRYQGGNNAGHTLVVGSEKVVLHLIPSGILHEGKRCIIGNGVVLDPEVFIREITKLKESGRISDDSCLLLSESLHIIMPYHKQIDIAREAKSGDKKIGTTGRGIGPCYEDKIGRRGIRLMDLLDKDIFTRKLREVLTEKNVILEKLLGEAPCDFDAILAEYSGYAEVLKKYVADTSLVLSKDLKAGKKALFEGAQGTLLDVDHGTYPYVTSSSTCAGGACTGSGVSPRDIHEIIGISKAYVTRVGSGPFPTELLDATGEQLRQDGGEFGATTGRPRRCGWFDAMVVRYAVRVNGLTGIALTKLDVLSDFDTVKICTGYTCNGRTLETLPASLELFEQCQPVYEELPGWKSDITGAQTYEDLPQKARDYVKRLEELAGCPIVLVSVGPRRDQTIILRNPFE; encoded by the coding sequence ATGGCAAACGTTGTAGTCGTAGGAGCCCAATGGGGCGATGAAGGCAAGGGCAAAGTTGTCGATATCTACACAGAGCACGCCGATGACATCGTACGCTACCAGGGGGGCAACAACGCCGGTCACACCCTGGTGGTGGGGAGCGAAAAGGTGGTCCTGCACCTGATCCCCTCGGGCATACTGCACGAGGGCAAGCGCTGCATCATCGGCAACGGGGTGGTGCTGGACCCGGAGGTATTCATCCGGGAGATCACGAAGCTGAAGGAGTCCGGCCGGATCAGCGACGATTCCTGCCTGCTGCTCTCCGAATCGCTGCACATCATCATGCCCTACCACAAACAGATCGACATCGCCCGTGAGGCCAAAAGCGGCGACAAGAAGATCGGCACCACCGGCCGGGGCATCGGTCCCTGCTACGAGGACAAGATCGGCCGGCGCGGCATCCGCCTGATGGACCTGCTTGACAAGGACATCTTCACCCGCAAGCTGCGGGAGGTACTGACCGAAAAAAACGTCATCCTGGAGAAACTGCTGGGCGAGGCGCCCTGCGACTTCGATGCCATCCTGGCCGAATACAGCGGCTATGCCGAGGTGTTGAAAAAGTACGTCGCCGACACCTCGCTGGTCCTCAGCAAGGATCTGAAGGCAGGCAAGAAGGCGCTCTTCGAAGGGGCACAGGGGACGCTCCTGGACGTGGACCACGGCACCTACCCCTACGTCACCTCGTCATCCACCTGCGCCGGCGGCGCCTGTACCGGCTCCGGTGTCAGCCCGCGTGATATCCACGAGATCATCGGCATCTCCAAGGCCTATGTCACCCGCGTGGGGAGCGGCCCCTTCCCGACCGAACTGCTGGACGCGACCGGCGAGCAGCTGCGCCAGGACGGCGGGGAATTCGGCGCCACCACCGGCCGGCCGCGGCGCTGCGGCTGGTTTGACGCCATGGTGGTCCGTTATGCCGTGCGGGTCAACGGCTTGACCGGCATTGCCCTGACCAAGCTGGATGTGCTCTCCGATTTCGACACCGTCAAGATCTGCACCGGCTACACCTGCAACGGCAGGACCCTGGAAACCTTGCCCGCAAGCCTGGAACTCTTCGAGCAGTGCCAGCCGGTCTACGAGGAACTGCCCGGCTGGAAGAGCGATATTACCGGGGCCCAGACCTACGAAGACCTGCCGCAGAAGGCCCGCGATTACGTCAAGCGCCTGGAAGAACTGGCCGGCTGCCCGATCGTGCTGGTTTCCGTCGGTCCGCGCCGCGACCAGACCATCATCCTGCGCAACCCGTTCGAATAA
- a CDS encoding ATP phosphoribosyltransferase regulatory subunit codes for MTILSPDISLPRGVSDFLPDAAAKIGFIEAKIRHVFELWGFRRIIPPKLEYEDVLTIGMGEELRGKTYRFDDRQTGRLLAFPPDITPQIARIVATRLSGWPLPHRISYNGRVLRQTESQTGRSRELFQSGVELIGLDSPEADAEMVTMAIEAMQQLGFDNFKIDLGQVEFCRGIMAASGLDGQPLRELQEAIARKDVSAVSKILAASTVTETSHREIAALPRLFGGREVVAEAEKVVVNQRSRAALANLRQVLAILDIHGVSDHLTIDLGEIRGLGYHTGITFEGFVTGLGEPVCSGGRYDNLTARYGFAAPATGFTFNVLSLLQALERRPDVEASTARDFLLFNSRDDRREVLEVARMLRSRGYTAARDIIRREYEDSLTYARRMNIRSMLIVGDEACGNDTYTAVRVRDGKRFKITREMLLNENLVTFIEENQQAIEN; via the coding sequence ATGACCATATTATCACCCGACATTTCACTCCCCCGCGGCGTCAGCGACTTCCTGCCCGACGCCGCCGCCAAGATCGGTTTCATCGAAGCGAAGATCCGCCACGTCTTCGAGCTATGGGGGTTTCGGCGCATCATCCCCCCCAAGCTGGAATACGAGGATGTGCTGACCATCGGCATGGGAGAGGAGCTGAGGGGCAAGACCTACCGTTTCGACGACCGTCAAACCGGGCGCCTGCTGGCTTTCCCGCCGGACATTACGCCGCAGATCGCCCGCATCGTGGCGACCCGCCTGTCCGGGTGGCCCCTGCCCCACCGCATCAGCTACAACGGGCGTGTCCTGCGTCAGACCGAAAGCCAGACCGGCCGCAGCCGGGAGCTCTTTCAGTCGGGGGTGGAACTGATCGGCCTCGACTCGCCCGAGGCGGATGCTGAAATGGTGACCATGGCGATCGAGGCCATGCAGCAACTCGGCTTCGACAACTTCAAGATCGACCTGGGGCAGGTGGAGTTCTGCCGCGGGATCATGGCCGCCTCCGGCCTGGACGGCCAGCCGCTGCGGGAATTGCAGGAGGCCATCGCGCGCAAGGATGTGTCGGCCGTTTCGAAAATACTGGCCGCCAGCACGGTTACGGAAACATCACATCGTGAGATCGCTGCCCTGCCGCGCCTTTTCGGCGGGCGCGAAGTAGTGGCGGAGGCAGAGAAAGTGGTGGTCAACCAGCGTTCCCGCGCGGCGCTTGCGAACCTGCGCCAGGTGTTGGCTATCCTGGATATCCACGGGGTCAGCGACCATCTGACCATAGACCTGGGAGAGATCCGTGGGCTGGGCTATCACACCGGCATCACCTTCGAAGGATTTGTCACCGGCCTGGGCGAACCGGTCTGCAGCGGCGGCCGTTACGACAACCTGACGGCCCGTTATGGTTTCGCCGCCCCGGCCACCGGCTTCACCTTTAACGTGCTCAGCCTGCTCCAGGCGCTGGAACGGCGGCCCGACGTTGAGGCCAGCACGGCCCGTGACTTCCTGTTGTTCAACAGCCGGGACGACCGGCGCGAGGTACTGGAGGTGGCGCGCATGCTCCGTTCCCGCGGTTACACCGCCGCACGGGACATCATCCGCAGGGAGTACGAAGACTCTCTGACCTATGCCCGACGCATGAATATCCGCAGCATGCTTATCGTTGGCGATGAAGCGTGCGGCAACGACACCTATACCGCCGTGCGTGTCCGTGACGGCAAACGGTTCAAAATCACCAGGGAAATGCTACTGAACGAAAATCTTGTTACTTTTATTGAAGAAAACCAGCAGGCTATTGAAAACTAA
- a CDS encoding VCBS repeat-containing protein, which yields MKKLIVLLAVLSLPLVALPAFAAQVRVFVADMNAIGVPNKDEMKATLQALLAARLNSDKIIAVGSAAEADAVVSGTYIVLGKVFSMDAMARTSAGKTLTRAYIQGDSSEELIPSVGKLAEKLAAELDKVYFSGQPAPGAPVAAIPGVAAAVTAATQTPLAAPKSDIIKKEQVSVAPVGEFIKPKETEQGNTGGWQSKRLTGAANLVALGDTLPDGSREVFLAEDRRLSYYRKGGTMKLVAETEFRSSEKILSLDTITGSKGLEIYVTLIRGDELASQVWQVQGDKLVKLAEDLSYFFRTFSLAGGPKKLYAQAMGRDADFYGEVFEATRSGNEISLKNPIKMPRFGDIYSFNQFRDQDGKMFTVVINSDGYLIVYDQDRKELWRSNDRFGGSELYFQKEDTTVNARVTGDKYRWIFMNMRIQVTAGGLILVGKNDGFWVLGNARAYKKGTVYCMAWNGSTLEEKWRTRDTQNYMPDYYFDEARNELLILQTVQRPGITTRGASSLAIKKVE from the coding sequence ATGAAAAAACTGATCGTACTGCTTGCCGTGCTATCCCTTCCGCTGGTGGCACTGCCGGCTTTTGCAGCCCAGGTGCGGGTGTTCGTGGCCGACATGAACGCCATCGGCGTGCCGAACAAAGATGAGATGAAAGCCACTCTCCAGGCCCTGCTGGCCGCACGCCTGAACAGCGACAAGATCATAGCCGTCGGCAGCGCGGCCGAGGCCGATGCCGTGGTGAGCGGGACCTATATCGTTCTGGGCAAGGTCTTCAGCATGGATGCCATGGCCAGGACGAGCGCCGGCAAGACCCTGACCCGCGCCTACATCCAGGGCGACAGCAGCGAGGAACTGATCCCGTCGGTGGGAAAACTGGCGGAAAAACTGGCCGCCGAACTGGACAAGGTTTATTTCAGCGGGCAACCGGCACCCGGCGCTCCCGTGGCCGCCATTCCCGGGGTTGCAGCAGCAGTCACCGCAGCCACTCAGACACCGCTTGCTGCGCCAAAGTCCGATATCATCAAAAAAGAACAGGTCAGCGTGGCCCCGGTCGGTGAGTTCATCAAACCCAAGGAAACGGAGCAGGGGAACACCGGCGGCTGGCAGAGCAAACGCCTCACCGGTGCCGCCAATCTGGTGGCCCTGGGGGATACCCTGCCCGACGGCAGCCGCGAGGTATTTCTGGCCGAGGACCGCCGCCTCTCCTACTATCGCAAGGGCGGCACCATGAAACTGGTCGCGGAGACGGAATTCAGGAGCTCCGAGAAGATTCTCTCCCTGGATACGATCACCGGCAGCAAGGGCCTTGAGATCTACGTGACGCTCATTCGCGGCGACGAACTCGCCTCCCAGGTCTGGCAGGTACAGGGGGACAAGCTGGTGAAGCTTGCCGAAGACCTGTCCTACTTCTTCCGCACCTTCAGCTTGGCCGGCGGGCCGAAAAAGCTCTATGCCCAGGCAATGGGCCGCGATGCCGATTTCTACGGCGAGGTATTCGAGGCGACCCGCTCCGGCAACGAGATTTCCCTGAAAAACCCCATCAAGATGCCGCGCTTCGGCGACATCTACTCCTTCAACCAATTCCGCGACCAGGACGGCAAGATGTTTACTGTCGTCATCAACTCGGATGGTTACCTGATCGTATACGACCAGGACCGGAAAGAGCTCTGGCGCAGTAACGACAGGTTCGGCGGTTCGGAGCTGTATTTCCAGAAAGAGGACACCACGGTCAACGCCCGCGTAACCGGGGATAAATATCGCTGGATATTCATGAACATGCGTATTCAGGTAACCGCCGGAGGCCTTATCCTGGTGGGCAAGAACGACGGGTTCTGGGTGCTGGGCAATGCCCGGGCCTATAAGAAGGGCACGGTCTACTGCATGGCTTGGAATGGCTCGACCCTGGAAGAAAAGTGGCGTACCCGCGATACCCAGAATTACATGCCCGACTATTATTTCGACGAGGCCCGTAACGAGCTTTTGATCCTGCAAACCGTGCAGCGCCCCGGGATAACCACCCGCGGGGCGTCATCACTGGCGATCAAGAAGGTGGAATAG
- a CDS encoding histidine kinase encodes MSIKKRILAVAAASALGAMAAVPAMAFENEFHGSYTLKYFLSNYEQGGGGIILPSASTTTTGTGVSGNTTANLKTNNYFEQRARLFYTAKANDDLKLVTGFEIDSVWGDRAQGNTYRNSGAALESDAVNLETKWVYLQFKIPSTPTTVIAGVQPFKDNLKGIFADFDAAGVVTSTKMDNATVVAGYFRGYDGAFGGSLTTNSSTGTNVSGTTNGVSKSGILGNQDLNIGALEFKYALNKDANIGLDYYVYEDGRNTNLNTTAVPVTASDLLVHVVGLYGDAKVGPVALSGFAAYQGGVVRSINGSADSAYLNSLAYNVAAKAAVGPGTLHSALLFTSGNGSNPGKHLTGWVGTTQTQGATSNGTAVWNNAGGNGTCSYNESGMMLLNRNALSQGTTSDYGIAYNTGNGTNPVNAQGMYLYTLGYDLSITPKAYVNTNVGFLWAAHNNALKPTDKSITSGSFQNASNFQGTEINVETGYKMYDNLTAKLQAAYVILGGYYKNSVYKAGTTGAADPDNPYTARIVLSYAF; translated from the coding sequence ATGAGTATCAAAAAAAGGATTTTGGCAGTTGCAGCAGCAAGCGCCCTCGGCGCCATGGCCGCTGTGCCGGCAATGGCATTCGAGAACGAATTCCACGGCAGCTACACCCTGAAATACTTCCTGTCCAACTATGAGCAGGGTGGCGGCGGCATCATTCTCCCCTCCGCCAGCACCACCACTACGGGTACAGGCGTTTCGGGCAATACGACGGCAAACCTGAAAACCAACAACTATTTCGAGCAGCGCGCCCGCCTGTTCTACACCGCCAAAGCCAATGACGACCTGAAACTGGTGACCGGTTTCGAGATCGACTCCGTCTGGGGCGACAGGGCTCAGGGAAATACATACCGCAACAGCGGCGCCGCCCTGGAATCCGACGCCGTCAACCTGGAAACCAAATGGGTCTATCTGCAGTTCAAGATACCGTCCACCCCCACCACGGTCATTGCCGGCGTCCAGCCCTTCAAGGACAACCTCAAAGGGATCTTCGCCGATTTTGACGCAGCCGGCGTCGTCACCTCGACCAAGATGGACAACGCTACCGTTGTTGCCGGCTATTTCCGCGGTTATGACGGCGCCTTCGGCGGCAGCCTGACCACCAACTCCAGCACCGGCACCAACGTCAGCGGCACCACCAACGGCGTCTCAAAAAGCGGCATCCTCGGCAACCAGGACCTGAATATCGGCGCCCTTGAATTCAAGTACGCCCTCAACAAGGATGCAAACATCGGCCTCGACTATTACGTCTATGAGGATGGCCGCAACACCAACCTCAATACTACCGCGGTCCCCGTCACCGCCAGCGACCTCCTGGTGCATGTCGTCGGACTCTACGGCGACGCCAAGGTCGGTCCCGTGGCCCTGAGCGGCTTTGCTGCCTACCAGGGCGGGGTTGTCAGGAGCATCAACGGCTCTGCCGATAGCGCCTACCTGAACTCCCTGGCCTACAACGTAGCCGCCAAGGCCGCCGTCGGCCCCGGCACCCTGCACAGCGCCCTGCTCTTCACCTCCGGCAACGGCAGCAATCCCGGCAAACACCTGACCGGCTGGGTCGGCACCACCCAGACCCAGGGCGCGACCTCGAACGGGACAGCCGTATGGAACAACGCTGGCGGCAACGGCACCTGTTCCTACAACGAATCCGGCATGATGCTCCTCAACCGCAACGCCCTCAGCCAGGGCACCACGTCCGACTATGGTATCGCCTACAACACCGGCAACGGTACCAATCCGGTCAATGCCCAGGGCATGTACCTCTACACCCTTGGTTACGACCTTTCCATCACCCCCAAGGCCTATGTCAACACGAATGTCGGCTTCCTCTGGGCCGCTCACAACAACGCCCTGAAGCCGACCGACAAAAGCATCACCAGCGGCTCCTTCCAAAATGCAAGCAACTTCCAGGGTACGGAAATTAACGTGGAAACCGGCTACAAAATGTACGACAACCTGACCGCCAAACTCCAGGCCGCCTACGTTATCCTGGGCGGCTACTACAAGAACTCGGTGTACAAAGCCGGCACTACCGGCGCGGCCGATCCCGACAACCCCTACACCGCACGCATTGTGCTGAGCTACGCATTCTAA
- the gatC gene encoding Asp-tRNA(Asn)/Glu-tRNA(Gln) amidotransferase subunit GatC has protein sequence MKISVAEVEYVARLARLELNKAETDLFAGQMDAILGYVEKLNELDTADIRPTSHAVPVENAFREDATSPSLGVAKALANAPDRADSFYRVPKVIE, from the coding sequence ATGAAAATATCGGTTGCCGAGGTTGAGTATGTGGCCCGTTTGGCCCGTCTGGAGTTGAACAAGGCTGAAACGGACCTTTTTGCCGGACAGATGGATGCGATTCTCGGCTATGTGGAAAAGTTGAATGAACTCGACACCGCCGATATCCGTCCCACCTCCCATGCCGTTCCGGTGGAAAACGCTTTCCGCGAGGATGCAACCAGTCCTTCTCTTGGCGTCGCGAAGGCCCTTGCCAATGCTCCGGACAGGGCCGACAGCTTCTACCGCGTACCGAAGGTCATCGAATGA
- the gatA gene encoding Asp-tRNA(Asn)/Glu-tRNA(Gln) amidotransferase subunit GatA, which translates to MDIFELTIHELHRKLNARELSSAEATRAMLERIESVEPRVGSFITRTPESALAEAAAADRRIASGDAHILTGIPLALKDIFLTEGIRTTCGSRMLHNFIPPYSATAWERLRDCGSVLLGKLNQDEFAMGSSNESSAFGVTRNPWDTARIPGGSSGGSAAAIAARQATATLGTDTGGSIRQPSSHCGCVGLKPTYGRVSRYGVIAFASSLDQVGPITRDVTDCAIMLGAVAGYDSKDSTSVNTPVPDYTAALTGDIKGLRIGLPKEYYIDGLDRDVQAAMDRAIETYRRLGAEFVDISLPHTDYAVATYYLIATAEASSNLARYDGVRFGHRSEQAEGLIDMMTKSRSEGFGAEVKRRIMLGTYALSSGYYDAYYVKAQKVRTLIMGDFTRAFENVDAILTPVAPTPAFKIGEMVDDPLQMYLSDIFTIPVNLAGTCAMSVPAGFSASGLPIGLQLIGKPFGEETILRAGHAFEQATEWHTRKAEI; encoded by the coding sequence ATGGATATTTTTGAACTTACCATACATGAACTGCACAGGAAGCTGAATGCGCGGGAGCTGTCCTCCGCCGAAGCGACCCGGGCCATGCTGGAGCGCATTGAGTCGGTTGAGCCCCGTGTCGGTTCATTCATCACCCGGACCCCCGAGTCGGCCCTGGCCGAAGCGGCGGCCGCCGACCGGCGCATCGCTTCCGGAGATGCCCACATCCTCACGGGGATTCCCCTGGCCCTCAAGGACATCTTTCTGACCGAGGGTATCCGCACCACCTGCGGTTCGCGCATGCTCCATAACTTTATCCCCCCCTACAGCGCCACCGCCTGGGAGCGGCTGCGCGATTGCGGGTCCGTTTTGCTGGGCAAGCTCAACCAGGACGAATTCGCCATGGGATCATCCAACGAATCCAGCGCCTTTGGCGTTACCCGCAACCCCTGGGATACCGCCCGCATCCCGGGCGGGTCGTCCGGCGGCTCGGCGGCGGCCATTGCCGCCCGGCAGGCAACGGCGACCCTGGGCACCGATACCGGCGGCTCCATTCGTCAGCCATCCTCCCACTGCGGCTGCGTCGGCCTCAAGCCCACCTATGGCCGCGTCTCGCGCTACGGCGTAATCGCGTTCGCGTCCTCCCTTGACCAGGTGGGCCCGATCACGCGTGACGTAACCGATTGCGCCATCATGCTGGGGGCGGTCGCCGGCTACGACTCCAAGGATTCCACCAGTGTCAATACGCCGGTTCCCGATTACACGGCTGCCTTGACCGGCGACATCAAGGGCCTGAGGATCGGCCTGCCCAAGGAGTACTATATCGACGGCCTCGACCGGGACGTTCAGGCGGCCATGGACCGGGCCATCGAGACCTATCGCCGGCTGGGGGCGGAATTCGTCGACATATCCCTGCCCCACACCGACTATGCCGTGGCGACCTATTATCTGATCGCCACTGCCGAGGCCAGCTCCAATCTGGCCCGTTACGACGGCGTCCGTTTCGGGCATCGCAGCGAACAGGCCGAAGGGCTGATCGACATGATGACCAAAAGCCGTAGCGAGGGGTTCGGGGCCGAGGTCAAGCGCCGCATCATGCTGGGCACCTACGCCCTCTCCTCCGGTTACTACGACGCTTATTACGTCAAGGCCCAGAAGGTGCGCACGCTGATCATGGGCGATTTCACCCGCGCCTTCGAGAATGTGGATGCGATCCTGACCCCGGTGGCCCCGACGCCGGCCTTCAAGATCGGCGAGATGGTCGATGACCCGTTGCAGATGTACCTGTCGGATATCTTCACCATCCCGGTCAACCTGGCCGGTACCTGCGCCATGTCCGTGCCGGCCGGTTTCTCCGCTTCCGGCCTCCCCATCGGCCTGCAACTGATCGGCAAGCCCTTTGGCGAGGAGACCATCCTGCGCGCGGGCCACGCCTTCGAGCAGGCAACGGAGTGGCATACGAGGAAGGCGGAGATTTAA
- the gatB gene encoding Asp-tRNA(Asn)/Glu-tRNA(Gln) amidotransferase subunit GatB — MKFQPVIGLEVHAQLKTGSKIFCGCSTTFGSEPNSQTCPVCLGLPGALPVLNKKVVEFAIKAGLATNCTIAHHSVFARKNYFYPDLPKGYQISQFEDPICRKGWLDIQLEGQGPKRIGITRIHMEEDAGKLVHGDVPGLENGSGVDLNRACTPLLEIVSEPDLRSSDEAVAYLKQLHRIVTWLGICDGNMEEGSFRCDANVSVMPVGSDTLGTRAEIKNVNSFKFVKQAIEYEIQRQIDLIEDGDSVVQETRLFDPNSGATRSMRSKEEAHDYRYFPDPDLVPLVIDADWVQRAQKALPELPEHRQQRFITEMGLSEYDAEVLTASHELADYFEECVAFHHNAKAVSNWLMGEVTRALNDSGTAIAACPVIPRQLSELIKLIDSGAISGKIAKTVFEEMWKNGGDPKSIVEKQGLAQVSDSGAIEAIIDEIIAANAAQVEEFRGGKEKVFGFFVGQVMKASKGKANPAVVNELLLAKLKG, encoded by the coding sequence ATGAAATTTCAGCCTGTTATCGGCCTTGAGGTCCATGCCCAGCTCAAAACCGGGTCAAAGATATTCTGCGGCTGTTCCACGACCTTCGGTTCCGAGCCCAACTCCCAGACCTGCCCCGTCTGCCTGGGGCTGCCGGGTGCCTTGCCGGTGCTCAACAAGAAGGTGGTCGAGTTCGCCATCAAGGCCGGGCTGGCCACCAATTGCACTATCGCCCATCATAGCGTCTTTGCCCGCAAGAACTATTTTTATCCCGACCTCCCCAAGGGATACCAGATCAGCCAGTTCGAGGATCCGATCTGCCGCAAGGGGTGGCTCGATATCCAGTTGGAAGGGCAGGGGCCCAAGCGTATCGGCATCACCCGTATCCACATGGAAGAGGATGCGGGCAAGCTGGTGCATGGCGACGTCCCCGGCCTGGAGAACGGCTCCGGGGTTGACCTGAACCGGGCCTGCACGCCGCTTCTGGAGATCGTTTCCGAACCGGATTTGCGCTCATCGGATGAAGCGGTGGCCTATCTGAAACAGTTGCACCGGATCGTGACCTGGCTGGGGATCTGTGACGGCAACATGGAAGAGGGAAGTTTCCGCTGCGATGCGAACGTCTCGGTCATGCCGGTCGGTTCCGATACCCTCGGCACCCGGGCCGAGATCAAGAACGTCAACTCGTTCAAATTCGTCAAACAGGCCATCGAGTATGAGATCCAGCGCCAGATCGACCTGATCGAGGACGGGGACAGTGTGGTTCAGGAAACGCGCCTGTTTGACCCGAACAGCGGGGCGACCCGCTCCATGCGCAGCAAGGAAGAGGCCCACGACTACCGTTATTTTCCCGATCCCGACCTGGTGCCGTTGGTAATCGACGCCGATTGGGTACAGCGTGCGCAAAAGGCATTGCCGGAACTCCCCGAGCATCGGCAGCAGCGTTTCATCACCGAGATGGGGTTGTCGGAGTACGATGCGGAGGTTCTCACCGCCAGCCACGAACTGGCCGATTACTTTGAAGAGTGCGTGGCCTTTCACCACAACGCCAAGGCCGTATCCAACTGGTTGATGGGCGAGGTGACCCGGGCGCTCAACGATTCGGGAACTGCCATCGCGGCATGTCCCGTCATCCCGCGCCAATTGTCCGAACTGATCAAGTTGATCGACAGTGGCGCCATTTCCGGCAAGATAGCCAAGACGGTCTTTGAGGAGATGTGGAAAAACGGCGGAGACCCCAAGTCGATCGTGGAAAAACAGGGATTGGCCCAGGTCTCCGACAGCGGAGCGATTGAAGCCATTATCGATGAGATCATTGCCGCCAATGCCGCCCAGGTGGAAGAGTTCCGGGGGGGCAAGGAAAAGGTGTTCGGCTTCTTTGTCGGGCAGGTCATGAAGGCCAGCAAGGGCAAGGCTAACCCTGCGGTGGTGAACGAGCTTTTATTGGCCAAACTCAAAGGCTAA